A window of Apium graveolens cultivar Ventura chromosome 8, ASM990537v1, whole genome shotgun sequence contains these coding sequences:
- the LOC141676760 gene encoding F-box/FBD/LRR-repeat protein At1g13570-like isoform X1 produces the protein MECQKNTSSNESLTGDFKGGLMDCRGIVAEPVSKRQLVYFRGSGEDKISNLPQELITSILIRLPTHDVARTSVLSKFWRNIWCTYPFLVLDTQFYSQLTSKKEIGTIRSEFKKAVNMILSSHTGPILYFELYVTPAIRYCSIQLWIDQLSDKGLRTVSFAFKEKEAFPLPYALFVCPELTRFKLYNWAVGPFYKSGSFTSLKKVELFDTSITHDMTFGKQLKTLHLRRCSGIEHLAPQFRKDNNLRSLYFVNCTKFEWQWLQHTRKLRYLGLVLTPANSKMMKGHDLIKLLGEIPTLSCLALDGPTLKVLGPPSSEVTTMRPTTKAENVRSFSFFCHKLCKLCPISKVVYMMRSFPNLQDLCIGLALDQVKSLSPTELETEDYVGSLDWKDMFLDQLQTVKIRGVVDSSYALYFIKHLLASCPSLKVISVFCSTKSSDPKENLRIKQELQQFPRLSLDAEVIWC, from the exons ATGGAATGTCAAAAAAACACTAGTTCAAACGAAAGTTTGACAGGTGATTTCAAAGGGGGGCTAATGGATTGCAGAGGCATTGTTGCTGAGCCAGTTTCAAAAAGGCAACTTGTTTACTTCAGAGGTTCTGGGGAGGACAAGATAAGCAACTTGCCTCAAGAGTTGATTACTAGTATCTTAATCCGTCTGCCTACTCATGATGTGGCAAGAACAAGCGTCCTCTCAAAATTTTGGAGAAATATTTGGTGTACGTATCCGTTCCTAGTTCTCGATACACAATTTTATTCACAGCTGACTTCAAAAAAAGAAATAGGCACAATCAGATCGGAATTTAAAAAGGCCGTCAATATGATTCTTTCATCTCACACAGGCCCCATTTTATACTTTGAACTATACGTTACTCCTGCGATTCGATACTGTTCCATTCAACTTTGGATTGATCAATTGTCTGACAAGGGGCTTAGGACTGTATCTTTTGCCTTCAAGGAGAAGGAGGCCTTCCCACTTCCCTATGCTTTGTTTGTTTGTCCAGAATTAACACGGTTTAAGCTCTATAACTGGGCAGTGGGTCCATTCTATAAATCTGGAAGCTTCACTAGTCTGAAAAAAGTTGAACTTTTTGATACCTCAATTACCCATGATATGACATTTGGGAAACAACTTAAAACATTGCATCTGCGGCGCTGCAGTGGGATCGAACATCTAGCCCCACAATTTAGAAAGGATAACAATTTAAGAAGCCTGTATTTTGTGAATTGCACAAAATTTGAGTGGCAGTGGTTACAACACACCAGAAAACTGAGATACCTGGGTCTTGTGCTCACGCCTGCAAATTCAAAAATGATGAAAGGACACGATTTGATCAAGCTTCTCGGTGAAATTCCAACCTTAAGTTGCTTAGCTCTTGATGGACCCACCCTCAAG GTTTTGGGGCCGCCTTCCTCAGAAGTGACAACCATGAGGCCTACAACAAAAGCTGAGAACGTGAGAAGTTTTAGCTTTTTCTGCCATAAATTATGTAAACTGTGCCCGATCTCAAAAGTTGTTTACATGATGAGAAGTTTTCCAAACTTGCAAGATCTTTGCATTGGACTG GCGCTTGATCAAGTGAAGAGTTTGAGTCCTACAGAATTAGAAACAGAAGATTATGTGGGATCATTAGATTGGAAAGACATGTTTCTGGACCAACTCCAAACTGTGAAAATACGGGGTGTCGTGGATTCCAGTTATGCGCTCTACTTTATCAAGCATTTGCTTGCATCTTGCCCTTCactgaaagtcatttcagttttCTGCAGCACTAAATCTTCTGACCCTAAAGAGAATTTGAGGATTAAACAAGAATTGCAGCAGTTCCCCAGATTATCCTTAGATGCAGAAGTTATTTGGTGCTAA
- the LOC141676760 gene encoding F-box/FBD/LRR-repeat protein At1g13570-like isoform X2 translates to MECQKNTSSNESLTGDFKGGLMDCRGIVAEPVSKRQLVYFRGSGEDKISNLPQELITSILIRLPTHDVARTSVLSKFWRNIWCPILYFELYVTPAIRYCSIQLWIDQLSDKGLRTVSFAFKEKEAFPLPYALFVCPELTRFKLYNWAVGPFYKSGSFTSLKKVELFDTSITHDMTFGKQLKTLHLRRCSGIEHLAPQFRKDNNLRSLYFVNCTKFEWQWLQHTRKLRYLGLVLTPANSKMMKGHDLIKLLGEIPTLSCLALDGPTLKVLGPPSSEVTTMRPTTKAENVRSFSFFCHKLCKLCPISKVVYMMRSFPNLQDLCIGLALDQVKSLSPTELETEDYVGSLDWKDMFLDQLQTVKIRGVVDSSYALYFIKHLLASCPSLKVISVFCSTKSSDPKENLRIKQELQQFPRLSLDAEVIWC, encoded by the exons ATGGAATGTCAAAAAAACACTAGTTCAAACGAAAGTTTGACAGGTGATTTCAAAGGGGGGCTAATGGATTGCAGAGGCATTGTTGCTGAGCCAGTTTCAAAAAGGCAACTTGTTTACTTCAGAGGTTCTGGGGAGGACAAGATAAGCAACTTGCCTCAAGAGTTGATTACTAGTATCTTAATCCGTCTGCCTACTCATGATGTGGCAAGAACAAGCGTCCTCTCAAAATTTTGGAGAAATATTTGGT GCCCCATTTTATACTTTGAACTATACGTTACTCCTGCGATTCGATACTGTTCCATTCAACTTTGGATTGATCAATTGTCTGACAAGGGGCTTAGGACTGTATCTTTTGCCTTCAAGGAGAAGGAGGCCTTCCCACTTCCCTATGCTTTGTTTGTTTGTCCAGAATTAACACGGTTTAAGCTCTATAACTGGGCAGTGGGTCCATTCTATAAATCTGGAAGCTTCACTAGTCTGAAAAAAGTTGAACTTTTTGATACCTCAATTACCCATGATATGACATTTGGGAAACAACTTAAAACATTGCATCTGCGGCGCTGCAGTGGGATCGAACATCTAGCCCCACAATTTAGAAAGGATAACAATTTAAGAAGCCTGTATTTTGTGAATTGCACAAAATTTGAGTGGCAGTGGTTACAACACACCAGAAAACTGAGATACCTGGGTCTTGTGCTCACGCCTGCAAATTCAAAAATGATGAAAGGACACGATTTGATCAAGCTTCTCGGTGAAATTCCAACCTTAAGTTGCTTAGCTCTTGATGGACCCACCCTCAAG GTTTTGGGGCCGCCTTCCTCAGAAGTGACAACCATGAGGCCTACAACAAAAGCTGAGAACGTGAGAAGTTTTAGCTTTTTCTGCCATAAATTATGTAAACTGTGCCCGATCTCAAAAGTTGTTTACATGATGAGAAGTTTTCCAAACTTGCAAGATCTTTGCATTGGACTG GCGCTTGATCAAGTGAAGAGTTTGAGTCCTACAGAATTAGAAACAGAAGATTATGTGGGATCATTAGATTGGAAAGACATGTTTCTGGACCAACTCCAAACTGTGAAAATACGGGGTGTCGTGGATTCCAGTTATGCGCTCTACTTTATCAAGCATTTGCTTGCATCTTGCCCTTCactgaaagtcatttcagttttCTGCAGCACTAAATCTTCTGACCCTAAAGAGAATTTGAGGATTAAACAAGAATTGCAGCAGTTCCCCAGATTATCCTTAGATGCAGAAGTTATTTGGTGCTAA
- the LOC141680861 gene encoding uncharacterized protein LOC141680861 — MIPVAPCTTCGGHHPGRACYRQTGACFLCGSISHRAKDCTVSRNPGGGGAGGGSGSGSQQNPIARVFALTANQAAANSGTVSGTLLVGRRDTYVLFDTSSTHSDVSLSFVHHLGVAPSLLYPHISIATPMGNSVIISDIYPECPIVVGDRNYKVNLLPMEMHDFDVILGMDWLSEHRATIDCQGKRVIFGDADKPEFVYQGSQPKGDVKLISALKASKLLSKGCDGYLAFVKDTSKDEPHIEDYPVVREYEDVFPDELPGLPPHREVKFTIELVPGAEPISKAPYRVAPLELLELKE; from the coding sequence ATGATTCCAGTGGCTCCTTGTACTACATGCGGTGGACATCATCCAGGTAGAGCTTGTTACCGACAGACTGGGGCTTGTTTCTTGTGTGGTAGCATATCCCATAGGGCAAAGGATTGCACAGTGTCACGCAACCCTGGTGGAGGAGGAGCTGGCGGTGGTAGTGGCAGTGGAAGTCAGCAGAATCCTATAGCCAGAGTGTTTGCATTGACGGCAAATCAGGCAGCGGCTAATTCAGGTACCGTTTCAGGAACACTTCTTGTTGGTAGACGTGATacttatgtgttatttgatactAGTTCGACCCATTCTGATGTGTCTTTATCGTTTGTTCATCATCTTGGTGTTGCACCTTCATTATTATATCCTCATATATCTATTGCTACCCCAATGGGGAATTCTGTTATTATATCTGATATATATCCAGAGTGTCCAATAGTTGTCGGAGATAGAAATTATAAGGTTAACTTGCTTCCGATGGAGATGCATGACTTTGATGTTATCTTGGGTATGGATTGGTTGAGTGAACATCGTGCCACAATTGATTGTCAAGGAAAAAGGGTGATCTTTGGGGATGCAGATAAACCAGAATTTGTATACCAAGGGTCTCAGCCGAAGGGGGATGTTAAGTTAATTTCTGCTCTAAAGGCGAGCAAACTTTTATCTAAGGGTTGTGATGGCTACCTTGCTTTCGTGAAGGATACATCGAAGGATGAACCTCACATCGAGGATTATCCAGTTGTGAGGGAGTATGAAGATGTGTTCCCCGATGAGCTACCAGGTTTGCCACCACATAGAGAGGTGAAGTTTACTATTGAACTAGTTCCAGGTGCTGAGCCTATTTCTAAGGCGCCTTACCGGGTGGCACCACTTGAGTTGCTAGAATTGAAGGAGTAG
- the LOC141680862 gene encoding uncharacterized protein LOC141680862, whose amino-acid sequence MKSYLKAMSLWEAIESDVEPTLLPQNPTVAQIKKRDEEVAREAKALSCLHSAVSEEIFTTIMSCDTPKEAWTKIKEEFEGNQQTKLMQILNLKREFEMMRMKNNEGVKEYGSRLMSIVNQIKLLGGDFSSQRVVDKLLVTLPERYETKISSLEDTKDLSKLTVSELINSLHAVDQRRSMREEEIGGKNEGLLLAKASSSKGTGNKVQCNHCHKMGHEEKDCWYKGKPQCYKCKKYGHLAKNCRFQNDEERMAQLIEGEPLL is encoded by the coding sequence ATGAAATCATATTTGAAAGCTATGAGTTTGTGGGAAGCAATCGAGAGTGATGTTGAGCCAACCCTTCTTCCACAAAATCCAACAGTAGCCCAAATCAAAAAACGTGATGAAGAAGTGGCTAGAGAAGCAAAGGCACTTTCATGTCTACATTCGGCTGTGTCGGAAGAGATCTTTACAACTATTATGAGTTGTGATACTCCTAAAGAAGCATGGACAAAAATTAAGGAAGAATTTGAAGGCAATCAACAAACCAAACTGATGCAAATTCTGAACCTCAAGAGAGAGTTtgagatgatgagaatgaaaaaTAATGAAGGCGTCAAGGAATATGGGAGTAGGTTGATGTCCATTGTTAACCAAATCAAACTACTTGGTGGAGATTTCTCAAGTCAAAGAGTAGTGGACAAACTTTTAGTAACTCTTCCTGAGAGGTATGAAACTAAAATTTCCTCACTTGAAGATACTAAAGATCTTTCGAAATTAACTGTTTCAGAATTGATCAATTCACTTCACGCCGTGGACCAAAGGAGATCAATGAGGGAGGAAGAAATTGGAGGAAAAAATGAGGGACTGCTATTAGCTAAAGCTTCATCCTCAAAAGGCACAGGTAACAAAGTTCAATGCAACCATTGTCATAAGATGGGACATGAAGAAAAAGACTGCTGGTACAAAGGAAAGCCACAATGCTACAAATGCAAAAAATATGGGCATCTGGCAAAGAATTGTAGATTTCAGAATGATGAAGAAAGGATGGCACAATTGATCGAGGGAGAACCACTCCTTTAG
- the LOC141678926 gene encoding uncharacterized protein LOC141678926: MGEQDDAHNAENGPLFNQVFEQLENALIGHVEVNAQEGQGPMQLGANQAHADQGANQVFQNLGEELMAEEDVQNVNFENGPMFNQIFHDFEQALQEQVPLVQNQLEVPVVVGEVAGAQGNVEHGPLHQADNANANHQEDPPLHQPVQILVFINGEVVGAHDHSEDVDSYVLGVQHLMNVADDQLREVMEDNNLELTVFNGEGMSLFERLIRALVEQGGSPANRPHVYQKLVNACNNQVTPATVAALGDGVLVYDVKVGGREKAECIRNFAQSFQNANELEQLTALGSEAIYDRLKSIRLLGVLRAMYVLVFGMKRLDFMPRDSKLSNKLTRLYGDQFPDYETWNPYQGLGAYIIWKYVSE; the protein is encoded by the exons ATGGGGGAACAAGATGATGCACATAATGCTGAGAATG GACCTTTGTTTAACCAAGTTTTTGAACAATTAGAGAATGCTCTAATTGGACATGTGGAGGTTAATGCACAAGAAGGGCAAG GGCCCATGCAGCTTGGAGCTAATCAAGCCCACGCTGACCAGG GAGCTAATCAAGTTTTTCAAAATCTCGGGGAGGAACTAATGGCAGAAGAAGACGTTCAGAATGTAAATTTTGAAAATG GACCTATGTTTAACCAAATATTTCATGATTTTGAGCAGGCCCTCCAAGAACAAG TTCCACTTGTGCAGAACCAGCTGGAAGTTCCTGTGGTGGTAGGAGAAGTTGCTGGTGCTCAAGGCAATGTTGAGCATG GACCCTTGCACCAGGCTGATAATGCTAATGCTAATCATCAAGAAG ATCCTCCTCTTCATCAGCCAGTTCAAATTCTTGTTTTTATAAATGGAGAAGTTGTAGGTGCTCATGACCACAGTGAAGATG TTGACAGTTATGTGCTGGGAGTCCAACATTTGATGAATGTGGCTGACGACCAACTCAGGGAAGTTATGGAGGATAATAACCTTGAATTAACTGTGTTTAACGGTGAAGGCATGTCGCTGTTTGAGAGACTGATTAGAGCATTAGTTGAGCAAGGTGGAAGCCCAGCTAACAGACCACATGTCTATCAGAAACTAGTTAATGCCTGTAACAATCAAGTTACTCCCGCCACTGTGGCTGCATTAGGTGATGGCGTGTTGGTGTATGATGTTAAAGTTGGGGGGCGAGAAAAAGCAGAGTGCATAAGAAATTTCGCTCAAAGTTTTCAAAATGCCAATGAGCTTGAGCAGCTGACTGCACTTGGAAGTGAAGCCATTTATGACAGACTTAAGAGTATACGCCTGTTGGGTGTACTCAGAGCTATGTACGTACTAGTTTTTGGTATGAAACGATTAGATTTCATGCCAAGGGATTCCAAGTTGAGCAATAAGCTTACGCGCTTATACGGCGACCAGTTTCCCGATTATGAAACCTGGAACCCGTACCAGGGTTTAGGTGCGTACATCATCTGGAAGTATGTCAGCGAATGA